In one Grus americana isolate bGruAme1 chromosome 1, bGruAme1.mat, whole genome shotgun sequence genomic region, the following are encoded:
- the LOC129205009 gene encoding GEM-interacting protein-like → MARLLREAILPVSLSALMRSHLDYCIQPQGLQYKEDMDLLERVQRHYVKNKVSETNEELRKKGKNGVLWKPTHDRSSLAKVLESSVAEKALGVLVDTKSTRRQQGALAQRRPRATGQRPAPAALPGPGPAAGADQQEGGSRGCRPGGGGGPAHQLPRPRLALRLLHRHFPVSLAATSRARAGQRLCPAPRAFVLPLQLSPRGRAVPAPASARSLGSSGHSGCFSSLSCRSSRALKELWLSALLGPPEGVEGARVTQLPSIKLLLQELSGRNAVSVPPASALPSPEAAPAQHQAGAEQRPPPVPSGGSSERGLGPSAGECGCRRRGQDGPSPLLCPAATPAALALLLPFPQGTAVPIALRRDRAEPRGPSLPNGAPLPLPLPCFQRRGDSAQRPRERSPGASPPPRLFALLSLAAGGTRRRRRGLPWPFARRRGSSAAAEAAGQSGSGGRGALFGQPLAALCSQDGTLPQPIQDLLALLAEHGPSTEGIFRLAVKEHVSRELREALDSGAEVHLESQPAHVLAVLLKDFLRKIPSKLLGAELYEEWMSALQKTSRQEKLAALREVAGKLPQANLVLLKSLLSLLQRISRNAASSRMTAGNLAICVGPNLLSPPEEQTLPLDALVQVTGQVTGLVEFLIEHHGDLFGEEVAGLAGTSAEESPAPGPEAETAEVPPVAAESQHLKSSSGERR, encoded by the exons ATGGCTCGCTTGTTGAGGGAGGCGATTCTCCctgtctccctctctgctcttatgagatcccacctggactACTGCATCCAGCCTCAGGGTCTCCAGTACAAGGAAGACATGGatctgttggagcgagtccagag ACATTATGTGAAGAATAAAGTTAGTGAGACAAATGAGGAGTtaaggaagaaaggcaaaaatggaGTTCTGTGGAAACCTACTCATGACCGAAGCAGCTTGGCAAAGGTGTTGGAAAGCAGCGTggcagaaaaggccctgggggtcctggtggacaccaagtccACCAGGAGACAGCAAGGTGCTCTTGCCCAAAGGCGACCACGAGCG acgGGGCAGCGCCCCGCGCCcgcagctctgcctggccctgggccagctgcaggtgcTGACCAGCAGGAAGGGGGCAGCCGGGGATGCcgcccaggaggaggaggagggccgGCACACCAACTCCCTCGTCCTCGTCTGGCCCTGCGGCTTCTGCACCGTCACTTTCCCGTGAGTCTGGCTGCCACGTCCCgcgccagggctgggcagcgccTCTGTCCTGCCCCACGGGCCTTcgtcctgcctctgcagctgtccccacggggcagggctgtgccggcgcccgcctctgcccgcagcctgggcagcagcgggcactcaggctgtttctcctctctctcttgccGCAGCTCCCGGGCACTGAAGGAGCTCTGGCTCAGCGCGCTCCTTGG GCCACCAGAAGGAGTGGAAGGAGCCCGGGTGACCCAGCTGCCCTCCATcaagctcctgctgcaggagctgagcggCCGCAATGCCGTGAGTGTCCCTCCTGCCTCCGCTCTGCCCAGCCCCgaggctgctccagcccagcatcAG GCTGGTGCAGAGCAGCGGCCACCTCCCGTCCCCTCCGGCGGCAGCAGCGAACGTGGCCTTGGCCCCTCGGCTGGTGAGTGCGGATGCAGAAGACGGGGGCAGGACggcccttctcccctcctctgcccggCGGCCACTCCTGCTGCactggcgctgctgctgcccttcccgCAGGGCACGGCCGTCCCCATCGCTCTGCGGCGGGACAGAGCTGAGCCCCGGGGCCCCTCGCTCCCAAACGGCgcccctctgcctctgcctctgccttgcTTTCAGCGGCGGGGGGACAGCGCCCAGAGGCCCCGGGAGCGCTCGCCCggcgcttctcctcctccacggCTCTTTGCTCTCTTGTCCTTGGCAGCAGGCGGGAcccgcaggaggaggagggggctgccctggcccttcGCACGGCGGCGAGGCAGCTCGGCCGCTGCAGAGGCAGCCGGGCAGTCGGGCTCTGGCGGCAGGGGGGCTCTCTTcggccagcccctggcagctctctgcagccaggACGGCACGCTGCCCCAGCCCATCCAG GACCTGCTGGCTCTCCTGGCCGAGCACGGGCCGTCCACGGAGGGGATCTTCCGGCTGGCGGTCAAGGAGCACGTCTCCCGGgagctgagggaggccctcgACAGCGGAGCAGAGGTCCACCTCGAAAGCCAGCCTGCGCACGTGCTGGCCGTCCTCCTGAAG GACTTCCTGCGGAAGATCCCCTCTAAGCTCCTCGGGGCAGAGCTGTACGAGGAGTGGATGAGCGCCCTGCAGAAgaccagcaggcaggagaagctggcagcACTCAGGGA gGTGGCCGGCAAGTTGCCCCAGGCCAACCTCGTGCTCCTCAAGAGcttgctgtccctgctgcaaaGGATCAGCAGAAACGcggccagcagcaggatgacTGCCGGCAACCTGGCCATCTGCGTGGGGCCGAACCTGCTCAGCCCACCCGAGGAGCAGACGCTGCCCCTGGACGCCCTGGTGCAGGTGACGGGGCAG GTGACAGGGCTGGTGGAGTTCCTCATTGAGCACCACGGGGACCtctttggggaggaggtggccGGGCTTGCCGGCACATCGGCCGAGGAGTCGCCGGCACCAGGGCCggaagcagagacagcagag GTGCCTCCAGTCGCTGCAGAAAGCCAACACCTGAAGAGCTCCTCTGGGGAGAGAAGGTAA